One window of the Zea mays cultivar B73 chromosome 3, Zm-B73-REFERENCE-NAM-5.0, whole genome shotgun sequence genome contains the following:
- the LOC103649860 gene encoding multicopper oxidase LPR1 homolog 1, producing MVAARAQLAALLLLVAAVCSATGFRPGGGGPPSVTEDTLEKVAASLEMYVDALPQMPKVLGYSIKHGRPTPTHLTIGMYQKKWKFHRDLPPTTVFVFGTSVESATFPGPTIEALQGVPLQVTWDNHLPDRHILPWDPTVPTAIPRGGGVPTAVHLHGGVHPPQSDGHAYAWFTAGFRERGPAWTTPTYAYPNVQSPGGALWYHDHALGLTRANLLAGLLGAYVVRNPAAEAPLGLPRGDAFDRVLVLADRSFYADGSLYMNRTGDNPGVHPQWQPEYFGEAVTVNGKAWPFLRVARRRYRFRVINASNARFFNLSLSASSDGLSLSLIPLHVVGSDTSYLPRPVAVTHLLVAAAEAFDVVVDFSECAAPEAELVNTAPYPYPDGDAPNHLNGKVMKFVVEPARVRDDDDDSRVPARLLDYVKVAEEDAARRRYIVLYEYEDEATGDPTHLYINGKRLEDPATETPRPGSTEVWEVINLTQDNHPLHLHLATFQAVRARELDGLEEFKHCMERLNDAVRCDVGRHAVGEEVAVPEHERTWKNVVKIAPGFMTTVVVKFLMVDTGRSYPFDATAEPGYVYHCHILDHEDNAMIRPLKLIK from the exons ATGGTAGCCGCCAGAGCACAACTCGCCGCTCTTCTcctcctcgtcgccgccgtctgcTCTGCCACCGGGTTCAGGCCGGGCGGGGGCGGCCCGCCGTCGGTAACGGAGGACACCCTTGAGAAGGTGGCCGCCTCGCTGGAAATGTACGTCGACGCGCTCCCTCAGATGCCTAAGGTCCTCGGCTACTCCATCAAGCACGGCCGCCCCACGCCGACTCACCTCACCATCGGGATGTACCAGAAAAAGTGG AAATTCCACCGGGACCTGCCGCCGACGACCGTGTTCGTGTTCGGCACGTCGGTGGAGAGCGCGACCTTCCCAGGGCCCACCATCGAGGCGCTGCAGGGGGTCCCGCTGCAGGTGACGTGGGACAACCACCTCCCCGACCGCCACATCCTGCCGTGGGACCCCACGGTGCCCACCGCCATCCCCAGGGGCGGCGGCGTCCCCACGGCCGTCCACCTCCACGGCGGCGTCCACCCGCCGCAGTCCGACGGCCACGCCTACGCCTGGTTCACCGCGGGCTTCCGGGAGAGGGGCCCCGCGTGGACGACGCCCACGTACGCGTACCCGAACGTGCAGTCGCCCGGCGGCGCGCTCTGGTACCACGACCACGCGCTCGGCCTCACGCGCGCCAACCTCCTCGCGGGCCTCCTCGGCGCCTACGTCGTCCGGAACCCGGCGGCGGAGGCGCCGCTCGGCCTCCCCCGCGGCGACGCCTTCGACCGGGTGCTCGTGCTCGCAGACCGCAGCTTCTACGCCGACGGCTCGCTCTACATGAACCGCACCGGCGACAACCCGGGCGTCCACCCGCAGTGGCAGCCCGAGTACTTCGGGGAGGCCGTCACCGTCAACGGCAAGGCCTGGCCGTTCCTCCGCGTCGCGCGCCGCCGCTACCGCTTCCGCGTCATCAACGCCAGCAACGCGCGCTTCTTCAACCTCTCCCTGTCCGCCTCCTCCGACGGCCTGAGCCTGAGCCTGATCCCGCTCCACGTCGTCGGCTCCGACACCAGCTACCTGCCCCGGCCGGTCGCCGTGACGCACCTCCTCGTCGCCGCGGCCGAGGCGTTCGACGTCGTCGTCGATTTCTCCGAGTGCGCGGCCCCCGAGGCGGAGCTCGTCAACACGGCGCCGTACCCGTACCCCGACGGCGACGCGCCGAACCACCTCAACGGCAAGGTGATGAAGTTCGTCGTCGAGCCGGCGAGGGTgcgggacgacgacgacgactcgagGGTGCCGGCGCGGCTGCTGGACTACGTCAAGGTCGCCGAGGAGGACGCGGCGCGGAGGCGGTACATCGTGTTGTACGAGTACGAGGACGAGGCGACGGGCGACCCGACGCACCTGTACATCAACGGGAAGCGGCTGGAGGACCCGGCGACGGAGACGCCTCGGCCGGGCTCCACGGAGGTGTGGGAGGTGATCAACCTCACGCAGGACAACCACCCGCTGCACCTCCACCTGGCCACGTTCCAAGCCGTGCGCGCGCGGGAGCTCGACGGCCTGGAGGAGTTCAAGCACTGCATGGAGAGGCTCAACGACGCGGTCCGCTGCGACGTGGGCCGGCACGCCGTGGGGGAGGAGGTGGCCGTGCCGGAGCACGAGAGGACGTGGAAGAACGTCGTCAAGATCGCGCCGGGGTTCATGACCACGGTGGTCGTCAAGTTCCTCATGGTAGACACCGGCAGGAGCTACCCGTTCGACGCCACGGCCGAGCCAGGATACGTCTACCATTGCCAC ATTTTGGATCATGAGGACAACGCCATGATTCGGCCGTTGAAACTGATCAAATGA